Proteins from a genomic interval of Oceanispirochaeta crateris:
- a CDS encoding WG repeat-containing protein → MGYINKTGEIVIDPIFDKAYGFIGDYASVWNVNRIGYINDEGELI, encoded by the coding sequence ATGGGGTATATCAATAAAACTGGTGAGATTGTAATTGATCCCATTTTTGATAAAGCCTATGGATTTATAGGAGATTATGCATCTGTTTGGAATGTTAATCGGATAGGTTATATCAATGATGAAGGCGAATTGATATAA
- a CDS encoding WG repeat-containing protein, which yields MYRNRGTLRDRNFKANSLRKNCKGLIDLEGSIQINFLYKEVSHSSDIGLAAIKKDGKWGISIKLVRL from the coding sequence ATTTATAGGAATAGGGGAACTTTACGAGATAGGAATTTTAAAGCCAACTCTCTTCGAAAAAATTGTAAGGGGTTAATTGACTTAGAAGGTAGTATCCAAATCAATTTTCTATATAAGGAAGTTTCTCATTCTTCTGATATTGGATTAGCAGCAATTAAGAAAGATGGGAAATGGGGTATATCAATAAAACTGGTGAGATTGTAA
- a CDS encoding sodium-dependent transporter, which produces MKERQQWGTRLGFIMAAVGSAIGLGNIWRFPYQAYSNGGGTFLIPYFFAMLTAGIPILIMEFGLGHKYRGGAPSVFARLTKNYSHLNKFEWIGWWQVLVALIIGLYYVIIIAWTVSYTFLAFGQVWGTDTGSFFFNDFLKISSSPLILGGMNWPVLAALVAVWGIMWYILFSGVSKGIELANKIFMPTLIVLVLFLTGRSLFLEGAAVGLDWLFRPDFSKLWDVSVWTSAYGQIFYSMSIGFAIMITYSSYLPKDSDIVNNGFMTGLLNCGFSIIAGIMIFAILGHMAQAQGVGVDEVVSAGIGLAFVTIPQAINYMPAPWLVGPLFFLSLTIAGLSSAISINETVIASFIDKFGLKRKKTVTIYCIGGFLFSTIYATGAGLYILDIVDHFINNFGILFVGLTEIILFSWIFRLDELKEHINPLSDYSVKNWWNFCLKVLTPVVLGSMAITNFASELKIGVSGILTRVNALDVMADNGIIITIDQVAPGYEGYGSRELFLYGWIAAMGVFVFSFVFQKMKGHKTHLGGENV; this is translated from the coding sequence ATGAAAGAACGACAACAATGGGGAACAAGGCTCGGCTTTATAATGGCTGCGGTTGGTTCCGCCATAGGTCTTGGAAACATCTGGCGTTTCCCCTATCAGGCGTACAGCAATGGAGGGGGAACATTCCTTATTCCCTACTTCTTCGCCATGCTGACAGCTGGAATTCCTATCCTTATTATGGAATTCGGTCTCGGTCATAAATATAGAGGAGGAGCACCAAGTGTCTTTGCCCGTCTAACTAAAAATTACAGTCATCTGAATAAATTCGAATGGATCGGCTGGTGGCAGGTTCTCGTTGCACTTATTATCGGTCTTTACTATGTAATTATTATAGCCTGGACTGTTTCCTACACATTCCTGGCATTTGGACAGGTTTGGGGAACGGATACGGGAAGCTTTTTCTTCAATGATTTTTTGAAAATCAGCAGCAGTCCTTTAATTCTGGGTGGAATGAACTGGCCTGTACTGGCTGCTTTAGTGGCAGTATGGGGCATCATGTGGTATATCCTGTTCAGCGGCGTATCAAAAGGAATAGAATTAGCCAATAAAATTTTTATGCCGACCCTCATTGTTCTTGTTCTTTTCCTTACAGGACGTAGTCTTTTTCTCGAAGGTGCCGCCGTCGGTCTGGATTGGCTTTTTAGACCTGATTTCTCAAAACTCTGGGATGTTTCAGTGTGGACCAGTGCTTACGGACAGATCTTTTATTCCATGAGTATCGGTTTTGCAATTATGATTACCTATTCCAGTTACCTGCCGAAAGACTCGGATATCGTAAATAACGGTTTTATGACTGGACTTCTCAACTGCGGCTTCAGTATTATTGCTGGAATCATGATCTTTGCTATACTGGGTCATATGGCGCAAGCTCAAGGCGTTGGTGTGGATGAGGTGGTTTCAGCCGGAATTGGTCTGGCGTTTGTAACCATACCCCAGGCAATCAACTACATGCCAGCCCCCTGGCTAGTGGGGCCTCTATTTTTCCTTTCCCTTACCATTGCGGGGCTCTCTTCCGCCATATCCATCAACGAAACTGTAATTGCCAGTTTTATTGATAAATTCGGTCTAAAAAGAAAGAAAACTGTCACAATCTATTGTATCGGTGGATTTCTGTTCAGTACGATTTATGCTACAGGAGCCGGGCTCTATATCCTCGATATAGTTGACCATTTTATAAATAACTTTGGTATCCTGTTTGTAGGTCTGACAGAGATTATCCTTTTCTCCTGGATTTTCCGTCTGGATGAACTGAAAGAACATATTAATCCTCTCTCAGATTATTCAGTGAAGAACTGGTGGAACTTCTGTCTGAAGGTTCTGACACCAGTGGTGCTAGGCAGTATGGCTATCACAAATTTTGCTTCAGAATTGAAAATCGGCGTCAGCGGAATTCTAACAAGAGTCAATGCCCTGGATGTCATGGCAGACAATGGTATTATCATTACCATTGATCAGGTAGCACCGGGATATGAAGGCTATGGGAGCAGAGAACTCTTCCTGTATGGATGGATTGCCGCCATGGGAGTGTTTGTATTCTCATTTGTATTTCAAAAAATGAAAGGTCATAAAACTCACCTTGGGGGAGAAAACGTATGA
- a CDS encoding methionine/alanine import family NSS transporter small subunit: MSGEAIIMMVFGLVVTWGGASLCLYIAVKKQKK, from the coding sequence ATGAGTGGAGAAGCTATCATCATGATGGTCTTTGGTTTAGTAGTAACCTGGGGCGGAGCCAGCCTCTGCCTGTATATTGCTGTAAAAAAACAGAAGAAATAA